From the Chitinolyticbacter meiyuanensis genome, one window contains:
- a CDS encoding hemin-degrading factor, with protein MNTSVLDRDAAADLRHRHAELVAAEPRLRIRERAARLGASEAQLVAAECGLTSTELAAEGDAPMQAIFRELGTLGQVMALSRNEWCVHERYGRYEDIQAGGPVGLVLGPDIDLRMFFTCWKYCYAVNENDRRSIQFFDKEGVAVHKVFVTDDTDAAAYDVLVARFAVRGARNLPAVEPIATGAEADQADDAAALRTAWLAMQDTHEFFPMLRKFKVSRLGALAAAGSDLAQQVPNDTVETVLTRAAETALSIMCFVGNRGIVQIHSGPVHKLVRTGPWYNVLDPKFNLHLNTSEIASTWIVNKPTSDGWVTSVEIYSASGELIVQFFGERKPGKPELTAWRELLVGLAPQPLAA; from the coding sequence CGAACTCGTTGCAGCCGAACCGCGCCTGCGTATCCGCGAACGCGCTGCCCGCCTCGGTGCCAGCGAGGCCCAGCTGGTGGCAGCCGAATGCGGTCTGACCTCGACAGAACTCGCCGCCGAAGGCGACGCGCCGATGCAGGCGATCTTCCGCGAGCTCGGCACGCTCGGCCAGGTGATGGCGCTGTCACGCAACGAATGGTGCGTACACGAACGGTACGGCCGCTACGAAGACATCCAGGCCGGCGGCCCGGTCGGCTTGGTGCTCGGCCCCGATATCGACCTGCGCATGTTCTTCACCTGCTGGAAATACTGCTATGCGGTGAACGAGAACGACCGCCGCAGCATCCAGTTTTTCGACAAGGAAGGCGTGGCAGTGCACAAGGTGTTCGTCACCGACGACACCGATGCCGCCGCCTACGACGTGCTGGTCGCCCGCTTCGCGGTGCGGGGCGCGCGCAACCTGCCAGCGGTCGAGCCCATCGCTACGGGTGCCGAGGCCGATCAGGCCGACGATGCCGCGGCCTTGCGCACGGCCTGGTTGGCGATGCAGGACACCCACGAGTTCTTCCCCATGCTGCGCAAGTTCAAGGTCTCGCGCCTGGGCGCCCTCGCGGCAGCCGGCAGCGATCTGGCGCAGCAGGTCCCCAACGACACGGTGGAAACGGTGCTCACCCGCGCCGCCGAGACAGCACTCTCGATCATGTGCTTCGTCGGCAACCGCGGCATCGTGCAGATCCACAGCGGCCCCGTACACAAGCTGGTTCGCACCGGCCCCTGGTACAACGTGCTCGACCCCAAGTTCAACCTGCACCTCAATACCAGCGAGATTGCCTCGACCTGGATCGTCAACAAGCCCACCAGCGATGGCTGGGTGACTTCGGTCGAGATCTATTCCGCCTCCGGCGAGCTTATCGTGCAGTTCTTCGGCGAGCGCAAACCCGGCAAGCCGGAATTGACCGCCTGGCGCGAACTGCTGGTCGGCCTCGCTCCGCAACCGCTGGCCGCCTGA
- a CDS encoding heme/hemin ABC transporter substrate-binding protein: MKRLFSGLLLAVAAMLPLAVQAATSPQRIVVLGGPITELVFALDAGSQVVGVDDSSIYPAAAHKLPKVGYYRSFSVEGVMSLKPDLILASDQAGPPEQLERLRSFGRRVIVLNSQPTLRGLEQRIHGVAAALGKVDAGRALVKQVNDGVKLAAGIKGPRTLIVTSRASHPLDGAGGGTAADATLRLAGGVNVLAGQQGYKPLANEAAAALAPDVIVTTRMSIGQFGSVEKLLAMPGIAATPAARNKRVVVMDDLLLLGFGPRLPEALAELQAGFDGKVARR, translated from the coding sequence ATGAAACGCTTGTTCTCCGGGCTGCTGCTTGCCGTTGCCGCCATGTTGCCGCTGGCGGTACAGGCGGCCACCTCGCCGCAGCGCATCGTCGTGCTTGGCGGGCCGATCACCGAGCTGGTGTTTGCACTCGATGCCGGCAGCCAGGTCGTTGGTGTCGACGACTCCAGCATCTACCCCGCCGCCGCTCACAAGCTACCCAAGGTCGGCTACTACCGTAGCTTCTCGGTCGAAGGCGTGATGTCGCTCAAGCCCGACCTGATCCTCGCCTCCGACCAGGCCGGCCCACCCGAGCAGCTGGAGCGACTGCGCAGCTTCGGCCGCCGCGTGATCGTGCTCAACTCGCAGCCCACGCTGCGAGGGCTGGAGCAGCGCATCCACGGCGTGGCCGCCGCGCTTGGCAAGGTCGATGCCGGCCGGGCTCTAGTCAAGCAGGTGAATGATGGCGTCAAGCTCGCCGCCGGCATCAAAGGCCCGCGCACGCTGATCGTCACCAGCCGCGCCAGCCATCCGCTCGACGGCGCCGGTGGCGGCACTGCCGCCGATGCCACGCTGCGGCTCGCCGGCGGCGTCAACGTGCTGGCTGGTCAACAGGGCTACAAGCCGCTGGCCAATGAAGCGGCCGCTGCACTGGCACCGGACGTCATCGTTACCACGCGCATGAGCATCGGCCAGTTCGGCAGCGTGGAAAAGCTGCTCGCCATGCCCGGCATCGCCGCCACGCCCGCAGCGCGCAACAAGCGCGTGGTGGTGATGGATGACCTGCTGCTGCTCGGCTTCGGCCCGCGGTTGCCTGAAGCGCTGGCCGAGCTGCAGGCCGGCTTCGACGGCAAGGTCGCCAGGAGATAG
- a CDS encoding FecCD family ABC transporter permease, with protein sequence MAAVTVPTVSLPPGPRWTAPRLCALLALLLLLTMLAAAASGAVDIPFSALPGLLFAAPGTPDGAMWHSVLWQVRLPRVLFAVLVGGGLALAGAAMQALFRNPLAEPGLVGISAGGALGAVAAIVLGGASFTLMAPAAFVGSLLATLAAYRLGRIGHGMASILLAGVAINAICWAIIGLFTYLANDAQLRTLTFWNLGSLAGATWPLLAFLGPWTVVICALLLRDWRAMNALLLGEREAHHLGFALKPLRRRLIVLTALLVGPLVAATGTIGFVGLVVPHLVRLSLGADHRGLLPTAILAGALSLVLADWLARIVVIPSELPIGVVTSLIGGPFFLWLLTRGGAR encoded by the coding sequence ATGGCCGCCGTGACTGTCCCGACCGTTTCCCTCCCTCCCGGCCCACGCTGGACCGCACCGCGGTTGTGCGCTCTGCTTGCGCTACTGCTGCTGCTGACGATGCTCGCCGCCGCCGCCAGCGGCGCAGTCGACATTCCGTTCTCCGCCCTGCCCGGCCTGCTGTTTGCCGCGCCGGGCACCCCGGATGGGGCGATGTGGCACAGCGTGCTGTGGCAGGTGCGCCTGCCGCGGGTGCTGTTCGCCGTGCTGGTCGGCGGCGGCCTCGCGCTGGCCGGGGCAGCCATGCAGGCGCTGTTCCGCAACCCGCTCGCCGAACCGGGCCTCGTCGGCATCTCGGCCGGCGGCGCGCTCGGCGCCGTGGCGGCCATCGTGCTTGGTGGCGCCAGTTTCACGCTGATGGCACCGGCCGCCTTCGTCGGCAGCCTGCTCGCCACGCTCGCGGCCTACCGGCTGGGCCGCATCGGCCACGGCATGGCCAGCATCCTGCTGGCCGGGGTGGCAATCAATGCGATCTGCTGGGCCATCATTGGCCTGTTCACCTACCTCGCCAACGATGCACAGCTGCGCACGCTGACGTTCTGGAACCTCGGCAGCCTCGCCGGGGCCACCTGGCCGCTGCTGGCCTTCCTCGGGCCGTGGACCGTGGTCATCTGTGCACTGCTGCTGCGCGACTGGCGCGCGATGAATGCGCTATTGCTGGGCGAGCGCGAGGCGCACCACCTCGGTTTCGCCCTGAAGCCGCTGCGCCGTCGCCTGATCGTGCTGACCGCCTTGCTGGTCGGCCCGCTGGTCGCGGCCACCGGCACCATCGGCTTTGTCGGCCTGGTGGTGCCGCACTTGGTCCGGTTGTCGCTCGGCGCCGACCATCGCGGCCTGCTGCCAACGGCCATTCTCGCCGGCGCCCTGTCGCTGGTACTGGCGGACTGGCTGGCACGCATCGTCGTCATCCCATCCGAATTGCCCATCGGCGTGGTCACCAGCCTGATCGGCGGTCCCTTCTTCCTGTGGTTGCTTACTCGTGGCGGTGCACGATGA
- a CDS encoding heme ABC transporter ATP-binding protein, translated as MITARHIGCRRGQRTVLTDVSLELAAGEVLGVLGANGAGKSSLLGVLAGELAASHGEVQIAGRPLAELDSAALARHRAVLPQSPTLSFDLSVTEVVSMGAYPYPELAPVEVDALVERGLQLADGLHFVGRRYLQLSGGEQQRVQFARVVVQVLAGKPASSGGCLLLDEPTASLDPRHQQSLLAAAHDLAREEKLAVLCVLHDVNLAARWCDQLLLLAGGETVAYGAPAEVLTPDTLQQVYQIPATVVPHPHDAGRPLVLFD; from the coding sequence ATGATCACCGCCCGCCATATCGGTTGCCGCCGCGGTCAGCGCACGGTGCTGACCGATGTCTCGCTCGAGCTCGCCGCCGGCGAAGTGCTCGGCGTGCTGGGCGCCAACGGCGCTGGCAAATCGTCCCTGCTCGGCGTGCTGGCCGGTGAGCTCGCTGCCAGCCACGGCGAGGTGCAGATTGCCGGCCGGCCGCTGGCCGAACTCGATAGCGCGGCACTCGCCCGTCACCGCGCCGTATTACCGCAATCGCCGACACTGAGCTTCGACCTCTCGGTCACCGAAGTGGTCAGCATGGGCGCCTACCCGTACCCCGAGCTTGCGCCTGTGGAAGTCGACGCATTGGTCGAGCGCGGCTTGCAGCTCGCCGATGGCCTGCACTTCGTCGGCCGCCGCTATCTGCAGCTGTCGGGCGGCGAACAACAACGGGTGCAGTTCGCTCGCGTGGTGGTCCAGGTACTGGCCGGCAAGCCCGCCAGCAGTGGGGGCTGCCTGTTGCTGGATGAGCCGACGGCCAGCCTCGATCCGCGCCACCAACAGTCGCTACTGGCTGCGGCGCACGATCTGGCGCGCGAGGAAAAACTGGCGGTGCTGTGCGTGCTGCACGATGTAAATCTGGCCGCCCGCTGGTGCGATCAGCTGCTGCTGCTCGCCGGCGGCGAGACCGTTGCCTACGGTGCGCCAGCCGAGGTGTTGACGCCCGATACGCTGCAGCAGGTCTATCAGATCCCGGCCACCGTCGTGCCCCACCCACATGATGCGGGCCGGCCGTTGGTGTTGTTCGACTGA
- a CDS encoding protein YgfX — protein MHSAPPVECRFGPSRRALFWRWGVHAAAAMAALVVPGWWRLAALAWVGAIAWWSLRQPQPHGVLVLPGDDTRWLDSGSGAVLIEIAAGSLVTSSLIVLRYRDEHGRHGTLTLWPDSADAEALRQLRIGLCWARPPGQQSSGLPS, from the coding sequence ATGCACAGCGCGCCGCCAGTGGAATGCCGATTCGGCCCCTCGCGGCGTGCGCTTTTCTGGCGCTGGGGTGTGCATGCTGCGGCTGCCATGGCCGCACTGGTCGTGCCTGGATGGTGGCGCCTTGCGGCGCTGGCCTGGGTGGGGGCTATTGCCTGGTGGTCGCTACGCCAGCCGCAGCCACACGGCGTGCTGGTACTGCCCGGCGATGACACCCGCTGGCTGGATAGCGGCAGCGGCGCAGTGCTGATCGAGATCGCGGCAGGATCGCTGGTAACCTCCAGCCTGATCGTACTGCGCTATCGCGACGAACATGGGCGACACGGCACGCTGACACTATGGCCGGATTCGGCCGATGCTGAGGCGCTGCGGCAGCTGCGTATCGGCTTGTGCTGGGCCCGGCCACCCGGGCAGCAATCTTCCGGGCTGCCTAGCTAG